The following coding sequences lie in one Sorex araneus isolate mSorAra2 chromosome 4, mSorAra2.pri, whole genome shotgun sequence genomic window:
- the PVRIG gene encoding transmembrane protein PVRIG — MDRPLALLPLAALLTLCITAGTPAVWVRVEMEAESLSFTVHCGFLGPGSLSLVTVSCGESEAAQGTKLAVLSPQSGAWHWDPDCQARWETRSSVSLTLKGSEGRSLGPNTTFCCKFVSFPEGSQEACGSSWLGADPGLPAPSPASGLRADLAGIWGVFGALLLGCIYLLHLLYR, encoded by the exons ATGGATAGGCCCCTGGCGCTGCTCCCGCTCGCCGCGCTGCTGACGCTCTGCATCACGGCTG GGACCCCCGCCGTTTGGGTGCGGGTGGAGATGGAGGCCGAAAGCCTGTCCTTCACCGTCCACTGTGGCTTCCTGGGGCCTGGATCGCTCTCCCTGGTGACCGTGAGCTGTGGGGAGTCGgaggctgctcaggggaccaagctgGCCGTGCTGTCCCCACAGTCGGGTGCCTGGCACTGGGACCCTGACTGCCAGGCCCGCTGGGAGACCAGAAGCAGCgtctccctgaccctgaaggggTCAGAGGGCAGAAGCCTCGGCCCCAACACCACCTTCTGCTGCAAGTTTGTCTCCTTCCCCGAGGGCTCCCAGGAGGCCTGTGGGAGCAGCTGGCTCGGCGCCGACCCAG GGCTCCCTGCGCCTTCTCCCGCCTCTGGACTGCGGGCAGACCTGGCCGGGATCTGGGGGGTGTTCGGGGCTCTCCTCCTCGGCTGCATCTACCTCCTCCACCTTCTGTATCGG